A genomic region of Aureimonas populi contains the following coding sequences:
- a CDS encoding ubiquinone biosynthesis hydroxylase, whose protein sequence is MDKAGEPGGERFDIVVAGAGYVGLTVAVAIRQAAPNLSVLLVDGAPADAWRRDTRASALAAAAVRMLRELGVWEAIRHEAQAIGEMIVTDSRTADPVRPVFLTFGGEASAGEPFAHMMPNVELNGALRQRAEALGVSLRSGAPVTGLSHEPAGIAVELGGAGRVRARLLIACDGVKSKIRDMAGIRTIHTDYGQSGIVATVRHERPHGGRAEEHFLPAGPFAILPLKGNRSSLVWTESTREAERLIAADDMIFEMELEQRFGFKLGALTVEGERRAFPLGLTLARDFVRPRIALAGDAAHGIHPIAGQGLNLGFKDVAALAETVVEAARLGLDIGALDTLQRYERWRRFDTVQMGVTTDLLNRLFSNDNALLRQVRSFGLSLVDRAPFAKRWFIEEAAGLSGPSPRLLKGEPI, encoded by the coding sequence ATGGACAAGGCGGGCGAGCCGGGCGGCGAGCGCTTCGACATCGTGGTCGCGGGCGCGGGCTATGTGGGGCTGACCGTCGCGGTCGCCATCCGCCAGGCCGCGCCGAACCTTTCGGTCCTTCTGGTGGACGGCGCGCCGGCCGACGCGTGGCGGCGCGACACGCGCGCCTCGGCGCTGGCCGCGGCGGCGGTGCGCATGTTGCGCGAGTTGGGCGTCTGGGAGGCGATCCGGCACGAGGCGCAGGCGATCGGCGAGATGATCGTCACCGACTCGCGCACCGCCGATCCCGTGCGCCCGGTCTTCCTCACCTTCGGCGGGGAGGCGAGCGCCGGCGAGCCCTTCGCCCACATGATGCCGAATGTCGAGCTGAACGGCGCGCTGCGCCAGCGGGCCGAGGCGCTGGGCGTCTCGCTGCGCTCGGGCGCGCCCGTCACCGGCCTCTCGCACGAGCCCGCCGGCATCGCGGTGGAGCTCGGCGGGGCGGGGCGCGTCCGGGCGCGGCTTCTGATCGCCTGCGACGGCGTGAAGTCGAAGATCCGCGACATGGCCGGCATCCGCACCATCCACACCGACTACGGCCAGTCGGGCATCGTGGCCACGGTGCGGCACGAGCGCCCGCACGGGGGCCGCGCCGAGGAGCACTTCCTGCCCGCCGGCCCCTTCGCCATCCTGCCGCTGAAGGGCAACCGCTCCTCGCTGGTCTGGACCGAGTCGACGCGCGAGGCGGAGCGGCTGATCGCCGCGGACGATATGATCTTCGAGATGGAGCTGGAGCAGCGCTTCGGCTTCAAGCTCGGCGCGCTGACCGTGGAGGGCGAGCGCCGCGCCTTCCCGCTCGGCCTGACGCTGGCGCGCGATTTCGTGCGGCCCCGCATCGCGCTGGCGGGCGATGCGGCCCACGGCATCCACCCCATCGCGGGCCAGGGCCTCAATCTCGGCTTCAAGGACGTGGCCGCCCTGGCCGAGACGGTGGTGGAGGCCGCGCGCCTGGGCCTCGACATCGGCGCGCTCGACACGCTCCAGCGCTACGAGCGCTGGAGGCGCTTCGATACGGTGCAGATGGGCGTCACCACCGATCTGTTGAACCGCCTCTTCTCCAACGACAACGCGCTTCTGCGCCAGGTCCGCTCCTTCGGCCTGAGCCTCGTGGACCGCGCCCCCTTCGCCAAGCGCTGGTTCATCGAGGAGGCGGCGGGCCTGTCCGGCCCCTCCCCGCGCCTCCTGAAAGGCGAGCCCATCTGA
- a CDS encoding DUF2849 domain-containing protein, with translation MAESKLAARGKGPKLPVILSANDLLGGLVVFLGEGGWTENPAEALVAEDEATAERFLERGQAEFRANRVVDPYLVEVSLEGGRPVARHFREAIRLKGPTIHPDMGKQAEF, from the coding sequence ATGGCGGAATCGAAACTGGCCGCGCGCGGCAAGGGGCCGAAGCTGCCCGTCATCCTGTCGGCGAACGACCTCCTCGGCGGGCTTGTCGTCTTTCTAGGCGAAGGAGGCTGGACCGAGAACCCGGCCGAAGCGCTCGTGGCCGAGGACGAGGCCACGGCGGAGCGCTTCCTGGAACGCGGGCAGGCGGAGTTTCGCGCCAACCGCGTGGTCGATCCCTATCTCGTGGAGGTTTCGCTGGAGGGAGGGCGCCCGGTGGCGCGCCATTTCCGCGAGGCGATCCGCCTGAAGGGGCCCACCATCCACCCGGACATGGGCAAGCAGGCCGAGTTCTGA
- a CDS encoding nitrite/sulfite reductase, with translation MYRYDEFDERFVRERVAQFASQVARRLDGSLSDDEFKPLRLKNGLYLQLHAYMLRVAVPYGTLNSRQLRQLAHIAEVYDKGYAHFTTRQNLQFNWPKLKDVPEILGLLADVEMHCIQTSGNCIRNVTADQFAGVAADEVEDPRPTAELIRQWSSLHPEFSWLPRKFKIAVTGAEHDRAAIKVHDIGLRVLRHGETGEIGYEVIVGGGLGRTPFIGKVIRDFLPRDELLAYLEAVMRVYNAEGRRDNKYKARVKILVHEIGTEEFKARVEAEYARLDGPSVNAPAQEVERIAAYFAPPAYETLPARSAVLEAARAADPEFDRFVRQNGFAHRQPGYIALTVSLKPIGGVPGDMSHDEMRAFADIAERYSFDELRVTHSQNLVLPHLRQDDLPAVYEALKAAGLHTPNAGLVTDIIACPGLDYCALATARSIPIAQEIATTFASPERQREVGPLQIKISGCINACGHHHVGHIGILGLEKSGKENYQITLGGDASQDAALGERLGPGIDGDQVPGAIEAIVATYMKERREGEEFIATVKRAGLEPFKQDFQRFVAGEAA, from the coding sequence ATGTACCGTTACGACGAGTTCGACGAGCGCTTCGTGCGCGAGCGGGTCGCCCAGTTCGCCAGCCAGGTGGCACGGCGTCTCGACGGCTCCCTGTCGGACGACGAGTTCAAGCCGCTGCGGCTCAAGAACGGCCTCTATCTCCAGCTTCACGCCTACATGCTGCGCGTGGCCGTGCCCTACGGCACGCTCAATTCCCGTCAGCTCCGCCAGCTCGCCCATATCGCGGAGGTCTACGACAAGGGCTACGCGCATTTCACCACGCGCCAGAACCTCCAGTTCAACTGGCCGAAGCTGAAGGACGTGCCGGAGATCCTCGGCCTTCTGGCCGATGTCGAGATGCACTGCATCCAGACGAGCGGAAACTGCATCCGCAATGTCACGGCCGACCAGTTCGCCGGCGTCGCCGCCGACGAGGTGGAGGACCCGCGCCCCACTGCCGAGCTGATCCGGCAATGGTCGAGCCTGCATCCCGAGTTCTCCTGGCTGCCGCGCAAGTTCAAGATCGCCGTGACCGGCGCCGAGCACGACCGCGCGGCCATCAAGGTGCACGATATCGGCCTGCGCGTGCTGCGCCATGGCGAGACGGGCGAGATCGGCTACGAGGTGATCGTGGGCGGCGGGCTGGGGCGCACCCCCTTCATCGGCAAGGTGATCCGCGACTTCCTGCCCAGGGACGAGCTGCTCGCCTATCTGGAAGCGGTGATGCGCGTCTACAATGCCGAGGGGCGGCGCGACAACAAGTACAAGGCGCGCGTCAAGATCCTGGTGCACGAGATCGGCACGGAGGAGTTCAAGGCCCGCGTCGAGGCGGAATATGCCCGGCTCGACGGGCCGAGCGTGAACGCGCCGGCGCAGGAGGTGGAGCGGATCGCGGCCTATTTCGCCCCGCCCGCCTACGAGACGCTGCCGGCCCGCTCCGCCGTGCTCGAGGCCGCGCGCGCGGCCGACCCGGAATTCGACCGCTTCGTGCGGCAGAACGGCTTTGCCCACCGCCAGCCCGGCTATATCGCCTTGACGGTGTCGCTCAAGCCCATCGGCGGCGTTCCGGGCGACATGTCGCATGACGAGATGCGCGCCTTCGCCGACATCGCCGAGCGCTATTCCTTCGACGAGCTTCGCGTCACCCATTCGCAGAACCTCGTCCTGCCGCATCTGCGCCAGGACGACCTTCCGGCGGTGTACGAGGCGCTCAAGGCCGCCGGGCTGCATACGCCCAATGCCGGCCTCGTCACCGACATCATCGCCTGCCCCGGCCTCGATTACTGCGCGCTCGCCACGGCCCGCTCCATCCCCATCGCGCAGGAGATCGCCACGACCTTCGCCTCGCCGGAGCGCCAGCGCGAGGTGGGCCCGTTGCAGATCAAGATTTCGGGCTGCATCAACGCCTGCGGCCATCACCATGTCGGCCATATCGGCATTCTGGGCCTGGAAAAGTCCGGCAAGGAGAACTACCAGATCACGCTGGGAGGCGACGCCTCGCAGGACGCCGCGCTCGGCGAGCGGCTGGGGCCGGGCATCGACGGCGACCAGGTTCCGGGCGCCATCGAGGCGATCGTCGCGACCTATATGAAGGAGCGCCGCGAGGGCGAGGAATTCATCGCCACGGTGAAGCGCGCGGGCCTGGAGCCCTTCAAGCAGGACTTCCAGCGCTTCGTGGCGGGAGAGGCTGCATGA
- a CDS encoding DUF934 domain-containing protein, translated as MSLLLNASGAAENEYTPVEAVEDLSLASGPVLVPLTVIDAALADRRNERLGLSLPNDVPVSAAEPYIGQVDLIAIAFPGFSDGRGLSLARRLRRAGFSGTLRARGPLIADQFPEALACGFDEVELPEESAARQPVEQWLEARDSITAHYQSGYGEERSILRQRLDARKS; from the coding sequence ATGAGCCTTCTCCTGAACGCGTCCGGCGCGGCCGAGAACGAATACACGCCGGTGGAGGCCGTGGAGGATCTGTCGCTGGCCAGCGGCCCGGTTCTGGTGCCCCTGACGGTGATCGACGCCGCGCTCGCCGACCGGCGCAACGAGCGGCTCGGCCTGTCCCTGCCCAACGACGTGCCGGTGAGCGCGGCCGAGCCCTATATCGGCCAGGTCGATCTCATCGCCATCGCCTTTCCCGGCTTCTCGGACGGGCGCGGCCTGTCGCTGGCCAGGCGCCTTCGCCGCGCCGGTTTTTCCGGCACGCTGCGCGCCCGGGGCCCCCTCATCGCGGACCAGTTCCCCGAGGCGCTGGCCTGCGGCTTCGACGAGGTGGAGCTGCCCGAGGAGTCGGCCGCCCGCCAGCCGGTGGAGCAATGGCTGGAGGCCAGGGATTCCATCACCGCCCATTATCAGTCCGGCTATGGCGAGGAGCGCTCCATCCTGCGCCAGCGCCTCGACGCCCGGAAGAGCTGA
- a CDS encoding phosphoadenylyl-sulfate reductase, with product MSDAREELAAELNAAFARLTPAERLAAMVERVAAPVVFTTSLGIEDQMLTHLIFKAGLPIKVVTLDTGRLFPEAYALWRQTEERYGRRIKAKYPNAEALEELVDDQGIDGFYFAPEFRKACCGVRKVEPLGRALKGAGGWITGLRRDQSANRETLDFVSFDAARGLLKANPLFDWTREDIRLFTLDNAVPVNPLHERGFLSIGCAPCTRALKPGEPERAGRWWWEEETRKECGLHVDDAGRLARTHDGRPAHGDAAFEAIPPRAP from the coding sequence ATGTCCGACGCGCGAGAAGAGCTGGCCGCCGAGCTGAACGCCGCCTTCGCCCGCCTGACCCCGGCCGAGCGGCTGGCGGCCATGGTGGAGCGCGTCGCCGCGCCCGTGGTCTTCACCACGAGCCTGGGAATCGAGGACCAGATGCTCACGCATCTGATCTTCAAGGCGGGCCTGCCGATCAAGGTGGTGACGCTCGACACGGGCCGTCTGTTTCCCGAGGCCTACGCGCTCTGGCGGCAGACCGAGGAGAGATACGGCCGGCGCATCAAGGCGAAATATCCGAACGCCGAGGCGCTGGAGGAGCTGGTGGACGACCAGGGCATCGACGGCTTCTACTTCGCCCCCGAATTCCGCAAGGCCTGCTGCGGCGTGCGCAAGGTGGAGCCGCTGGGCCGCGCCCTGAAGGGCGCCGGCGGCTGGATCACCGGGCTGCGCCGCGACCAGTCGGCCAATCGCGAGACGCTGGACTTCGTCTCCTTCGACGCGGCGCGCGGACTGCTGAAGGCCAACCCGCTCTTCGACTGGACGCGCGAGGACATCCGCCTCTTCACGCTCGACAACGCGGTGCCGGTCAACCCGCTCCACGAACGCGGCTTCCTCTCCATCGGCTGCGCCCCCTGCACCCGCGCCCTCAAGCCCGGCGAGCCCGAGCGCGCCGGGCGCTGGTGGTGGGAGGAGGAGACGCGAAAGGAATGCGGACTGCATGTCGACGACGCCGGCCGGCTGGCCCGCACGCACGACGGCCGCCCCGCGCATGGCGACGCCGCTTTCGAGGCCATCCCGCCCCGCGCGCCCTGA
- the cysD gene encoding sulfate adenylyltransferase subunit CysD, protein MKPMTHLQRLEAESIFIIREVAATAENPVMLYSIGKDSAVMLHLAMKAFAPGKPPFPLLHVDTTWKFREMIEFRDRRAKELGLDLIVHINEDGVRAGVNPFASGSRLHTDVMKTEGLKQALEKYRFDAAFGGARRDEEKSRAKERVFSLRSAEHRWEPKNQRPEPWRLFNTRKRQGESFRVFPLSNWTESDVWDYVALENIPVVPLYFARKRPVVKRDGMLIMRDDERMELRPGESVEEMEVRFRTLGCYPLTGAVRSQARDLPGIISEMRSSRSSEREGRLIDRDGGASMEEKKQEGYF, encoded by the coding sequence ATGAAACCGATGACCCATCTGCAGCGGCTCGAGGCCGAGTCGATCTTCATCATCCGCGAGGTGGCGGCCACGGCCGAGAACCCGGTGATGCTCTATTCGATCGGCAAGGATTCGGCCGTCATGCTGCATCTGGCCATGAAGGCCTTCGCCCCCGGCAAGCCGCCCTTCCCGCTCCTGCATGTGGACACGACCTGGAAGTTCCGCGAGATGATCGAGTTCCGGGACCGGCGGGCGAAGGAGCTGGGGCTCGACCTCATCGTCCACATCAACGAGGACGGGGTTCGGGCCGGGGTCAATCCCTTCGCCTCCGGCTCGCGCCTGCATACCGACGTGATGAAGACCGAGGGACTGAAGCAGGCGCTCGAGAAATACAGGTTCGACGCCGCCTTCGGCGGAGCGCGCCGCGACGAGGAGAAGAGCCGCGCCAAGGAGCGCGTCTTCTCCCTGCGCTCGGCCGAGCACCGCTGGGAGCCCAAGAACCAGCGGCCGGAGCCCTGGCGCCTGTTCAACACCCGCAAGCGGCAGGGCGAGAGCTTCCGCGTCTTCCCGCTCTCCAACTGGACGGAAAGCGATGTCTGGGACTACGTGGCACTGGAGAACATCCCCGTCGTGCCGCTGTATTTCGCGCGGAAGCGGCCCGTGGTGAAGCGTGACGGAATGCTCATCATGCGCGACGACGAGCGCATGGAACTGCGGCCCGGCGAGAGCGTGGAGGAGATGGAGGTCCGCTTCCGGACCCTCGGCTGCTACCCGCTGACGGGCGCGGTGCGCTCGCAGGCCCGCGACCTTCCCGGCATCATCTCCGAGATGCGCTCCTCCCGCTCCTCGGAGCGCGAGGGGCGGCTGATCGACAGGGACGGCGGTGCCTCCATGGAAGAAAAGAAGCAGGAAGGGTATTTCTAG